Proteins encoded by one window of Flavobacterium sp. N502540:
- a CDS encoding cell surface protein: protein MKKAPFAFLKCALVLTLLLGFISCGTDREEEAENENFGEILKESYTIDRFKVLNIDLKLNSNSKLTWSIKDSVISESLQLDFISPYAKNYPLTLKVETNGVVKTFQSIINVTKETGNYSKYISNVLEFRPGVGQFTNELPLYAPGNTESNLINAAKKSLVGSNASMISLGGFGGYVVFGFDHTIPNGNGRDFKILGNAFWANDTKETRSGSCEPGIILVAYDKNKNGKPDEDEWYEIAGSEYFKSTTVKNYSVTYFKPDPNKPAVAGQDFWQTDVQYIKWEDNQGNSGYKTKNGFHEQSYYPLWISEASYTLKGTRIKDNFYDQSGTGNYWVGTGFDFGYADNAPNGDEGSNIDISWAVDKNGKYVKLPGIDFVKIHTAINQEAGWLGEVSTDVAGAYDLYLK, encoded by the coding sequence ATGAAAAAAGCCCCTTTCGCATTTTTAAAATGCGCACTAGTTTTAACTCTTTTATTGGGATTTATTTCCTGTGGAACGGATCGGGAAGAAGAAGCGGAAAATGAAAATTTTGGAGAAATACTAAAAGAATCCTATACGATAGATCGTTTTAAAGTGCTCAATATTGATTTAAAATTAAATAGTAATTCAAAATTAACCTGGAGTATTAAAGATTCAGTGATCTCAGAAAGCCTTCAACTGGATTTTATCAGTCCGTATGCAAAGAATTACCCCTTAACGTTAAAAGTGGAGACCAATGGTGTTGTAAAAACATTCCAATCGATTATTAACGTAACAAAAGAAACTGGAAATTATAGTAAATACATCTCTAATGTACTGGAATTTCGTCCCGGAGTCGGCCAGTTTACCAATGAACTTCCCTTATACGCACCGGGAAATACCGAAAGTAATTTGATCAATGCCGCAAAAAAGTCACTTGTTGGTTCTAATGCCAGTATGATTTCTTTAGGAGGGTTTGGAGGGTATGTTGTATTTGGTTTTGATCATACAATTCCAAATGGGAATGGCCGTGATTTTAAAATTTTAGGAAATGCATTTTGGGCTAATGATACCAAGGAAACTCGTTCAGGATCTTGTGAACCCGGAATTATTCTGGTGGCTTACGATAAAAATAAAAATGGGAAGCCCGACGAGGACGAATGGTACGAAATAGCCGGAAGTGAATATTTTAAAAGTACTACCGTGAAGAACTATAGTGTGACTTATTTCAAACCGGATCCTAACAAACCGGCTGTTGCAGGTCAGGATTTTTGGCAGACCGATGTACAGTACATTAAATGGGAAGACAATCAGGGGAATTCAGGATATAAAACCAAAAACGGATTTCACGAGCAAAGTTATTATCCGTTATGGATTTCGGAGGCTTCTTATACCTTGAAAGGAACCCGAATTAAAGATAATTTTTATGATCAAAGTGGTACCGGAAACTATTGGGTAGGTACAGGATTTGATTTTGGTTATGCAGATAATGCACCCAATGGTGACGAAGGTTCTAATATTGACATTTCCTGGGCCGTTGACAAAAACGGAAAATATGTAAAACTTCCCGGAATAGATTTCGTCAAAATACATACAGCAATCAATCAGGAAGCAGGTTGGCTGGGAGAAGTTTCTACAGATGTTGCGGGAGCTTATGACTTGTATCTTAAATAA
- a CDS encoding YncE family protein gives MKKRSTQFLLSLFVALLLVSCREEETIFPSSDKSVAAPRSDGNIEGFYLLNEGNMGMNRASIDVFNYRTGNYTTDIYSERNPTVVKELGDVGNDIKIYGNKVYAVINCSNKVEVIDKWSAKRIKKIDIPNCRYVTFYKNKAYVSSYSGPVAIDPNAEIGFVAEIDTTSLEIKRKVTVGYQPEQMVVHNGKLYVANSGGYKVPNYDRTVSVIDLETFTEIKKIDVGINLHSMQVDSRGDIYVSSRGDYYNTPSNLFVIDTKTDEKKMQLDIPVSATCLVDDLLYYYSVSWSYLTNSNKVTYGILDTKTKKVINDKIITDGTDKHIMIPYGLQVNPETKEIYITDAQNYVVTGYIYCFTPEGKLKWKTTAGNIPAHIAFITKK, from the coding sequence ATGAAAAAGAGAAGTACCCAATTCCTGCTTAGTTTATTTGTTGCTCTTCTTTTGGTTTCCTGTAGAGAAGAAGAAACTATTTTTCCCTCTTCGGATAAAAGTGTAGCTGCACCCAGAAGTGATGGCAACATAGAAGGTTTTTACCTTTTAAACGAAGGTAATATGGGAATGAACCGTGCCAGTATTGATGTATTCAATTACAGAACCGGAAATTATACCACTGATATTTATTCCGAACGCAATCCAACAGTGGTAAAAGAACTGGGGGATGTAGGTAACGACATAAAAATTTACGGAAATAAAGTGTATGCGGTGATCAACTGCTCCAATAAGGTTGAGGTAATCGACAAATGGTCCGCAAAACGAATCAAAAAAATAGACATTCCGAATTGTCGATATGTCACTTTCTACAAAAATAAAGCCTATGTAAGCTCGTATTCAGGCCCTGTTGCCATTGATCCCAATGCCGAAATTGGATTTGTTGCTGAGATTGACACCACTTCATTAGAAATAAAGCGCAAAGTGACCGTTGGTTATCAGCCGGAACAAATGGTGGTACATAACGGAAAATTGTATGTTGCCAATTCAGGAGGTTACAAAGTACCTAATTATGACCGTACCGTATCCGTTATCGATCTTGAAACTTTTACCGAAATAAAAAAAATTGATGTGGGGATTAATCTTCATAGCATGCAGGTAGACAGCAGAGGTGATATTTATGTGAGTTCGAGAGGTGATTATTACAACACACCGTCTAATCTTTTTGTGATTGACACGAAGACGGATGAAAAGAAAATGCAGCTTGATATTCCCGTTTCAGCAACCTGTCTGGTCGATGATTTGCTCTATTATTACAGTGTTTCGTGGAGCTATCTGACCAACAGTAATAAGGTTACGTACGGAATATTAGATACAAAGACTAAAAAAGTGATTAACGACAAAATAATTACAGATGGTACAGATAAACATATCATGATTCCCTATGGTTTACAGGTAAATCCCGAAACGAAAGAAATATATATTACCGATGCCCAAAATTATGTAGTCACAGGTTACATCTATTGTTTCACTCCCGAAGGAAAATTAAAATGGAAAACTACGGCAGGTAATATTCCGGCACATATTGCTTTTATAACTAAAAAGTAA
- a CDS encoding TonB-dependent receptor, translating into MCKTRKLLLFLFVLLAPLVLHSQTTKDSLKVLKEVLLKAKPYQEVIPVQNLSGILLENLASHNVADALRYFAGVQIKDYGGLGGLKTVDVRNMGTHHVGVFYDGIQLGNAQNGVTDLGKYSLDDMESLTMYNGQKSEIFQSAKDFAAASTIYLRTKRPVFENNKKTNFLVRYKTMSINYNDLSFRLEQKLSDKLSWSASSEYIKSNGEYKFRYKRNNLDGTVAYDTSATRHNSDIEAFRFESGLYGKMKNGTWDAKVYYYGSERGAPGAIVENKFSDGFRQYDKNFFAQGTFIKDLSERYKFQAKAKYAYDYTHYVARDTTNVLGEVVTEGAQSDDSYYQQEYYFSAVNLYKILPTWDVSLSTDFQYNRLNATRKGIKTLFSYPERYTALFALASSYRLNGLKVLGSVVGTYVQEEVRYNAKAPDKTEFTPAIFLGYTPFKDHDFNVRAFAKRMFRMPTFNDLYYTMVGSSTLRPEYMNQYDVGFTYNIPMEKGFLDQFSLQVDGYYTNTKDKIIAAPTGNLFRWMMTNIGQVKGKGIESAVDMKMHFGKVNLTTHLTYTYSESRDYTKFAGLELSSYGDQIPYTPWHSGSGILNADYKSWNFNYSFIYVGKRYNGNVNNIKINEVQPWYTHDLAVQKMFSFHQYKIKGTIELNNALNQQYEVIYNYPMPGRTLKFIISIAL; encoded by the coding sequence ATGTGTAAGACCAGAAAATTACTTTTATTTCTTTTCGTATTGTTAGCTCCCCTCGTACTTCACTCGCAGACTACTAAGGACAGTCTGAAGGTTTTGAAAGAAGTACTGTTAAAAGCAAAACCTTATCAGGAAGTGATTCCCGTACAAAACCTCTCAGGAATACTGCTTGAAAATTTAGCCAGCCACAATGTTGCCGATGCACTTCGTTATTTTGCCGGAGTACAAATCAAGGATTATGGCGGTTTGGGCGGACTTAAAACGGTGGATGTACGTAACATGGGAACACATCACGTGGGTGTTTTTTATGACGGAATTCAGTTAGGAAATGCACAGAACGGAGTTACGGATTTAGGAAAATACTCCCTCGACGATATGGAATCTCTCACCATGTATAATGGTCAGAAGAGCGAAATATTTCAGTCGGCCAAAGACTTTGCAGCTGCTTCTACTATTTATTTGCGCACCAAACGGCCTGTTTTTGAGAATAACAAAAAGACCAATTTCTTAGTGCGTTATAAAACCATGTCTATCAATTACAATGATCTTTCTTTCAGGTTGGAGCAGAAATTAAGTGATAAACTAAGTTGGAGTGCCAGTTCTGAATACATAAAATCTAACGGAGAATACAAATTCAGATACAAAAGAAACAATCTTGACGGTACTGTGGCTTACGATACCTCAGCTACGAGACACAATAGCGATATAGAAGCATTTCGTTTCGAGTCTGGTCTGTACGGGAAAATGAAGAACGGTACCTGGGATGCCAAAGTGTATTATTACGGTTCCGAAAGAGGAGCACCGGGCGCTATTGTAGAAAATAAGTTTTCGGATGGTTTTAGACAGTACGACAAGAATTTTTTTGCGCAGGGTACTTTTATAAAAGACCTTAGCGAAAGATATAAATTTCAGGCTAAAGCAAAATATGCCTATGATTATACCCATTATGTAGCCAGAGACACCACCAATGTACTGGGTGAAGTGGTTACCGAAGGCGCCCAATCTGACGATAGTTATTACCAACAGGAATATTATTTTTCAGCAGTCAATCTGTACAAGATTCTACCCACTTGGGACGTTTCGTTGTCGACCGATTTTCAGTACAACCGTCTTAATGCGACCAGAAAAGGTATAAAAACCCTGTTCTCTTATCCGGAGCGCTACACCGCTTTGTTTGCGCTGGCAAGTTCCTATAGACTGAATGGTCTTAAAGTTCTGGGTAGTGTTGTGGGAACGTACGTGCAGGAAGAAGTGCGTTACAATGCCAAAGCTCCCGATAAAACAGAATTTACTCCTGCTATATTTTTGGGTTACACACCCTTTAAAGACCACGATTTTAATGTAAGAGCTTTTGCGAAACGGATGTTCCGAATGCCCACATTTAATGATTTGTATTATACGATGGTCGGTTCCAGTACCTTAAGGCCCGAATACATGAATCAGTACGATGTTGGATTTACCTACAATATACCGATGGAGAAAGGCTTCCTGGATCAGTTTTCTCTTCAGGTCGATGGATATTATACCAATACTAAAGATAAAATAATTGCCGCTCCAACCGGAAATTTATTCCGCTGGATGATGACTAATATCGGGCAGGTGAAAGGAAAGGGAATAGAGTCGGCTGTGGATATGAAAATGCATTTCGGCAAAGTAAATCTGACCACTCATTTAACTTATACGTATTCGGAGAGTCGAGATTACACCAAGTTTGCCGGTTTGGAATTATCCTCTTACGGAGATCAGATTCCTTACACACCCTGGCACAGCGGATCCGGAATATTAAATGCAGATTATAAGTCATGGAATTTTAACTACAGTTTTATATATGTAGGAAAACGCTACAACGGAAATGTAAACAATATCAAAATTAATGAAGTACAGCCTTGGTACACCCATGATTTGGCGGTTCAGAAAATGTTCTCTTTTCATCAGTATAAAATAAAAGGAACGATCGAATTGAACAATGCCCTGAATCAGCAGTACGAAGTGATTTATAACTATCCGATGCCGGGCCGTACTTTAAAATTTATAATCAGTATTGCACTATGA
- a CDS encoding beta-ketoacyl-ACP synthase III: MNTTKASIIAIGGYVPETVLSNTDLEKRIDTTDEWITSRTGIKERRILDDPALATSDMASFAIKDLIKNYDINPLDIDCLILATSTPDHILTPAASLVCEKAGLKSAWGFDLNAACSGFLYALSVGASFIESGRYKNVIVVGADKMSSIVNYEDRNSCILFGDGAGAVLLQPTTDGRGIHQNIFRTDGTGAEFLSVRAGGSLLATTEETIQNKQHFVHQEGRTVFKHAVRNMSGTSKELMEKASLTPDMVDWVIPHQANLRIIQAVSEEVGIPIEKFKVNIQRYGNTTAATIPLCLWDFKNDFKKGDNLVITAFGAGFSWGSMYIKW; the protein is encoded by the coding sequence ATGAATACAACAAAGGCTTCCATTATTGCTATTGGAGGATATGTACCGGAAACGGTTTTAAGCAATACTGATTTAGAAAAAAGAATAGATACAACAGATGAGTGGATTACCTCTCGAACAGGCATAAAAGAAAGAAGAATATTGGATGACCCGGCACTGGCAACCTCAGATATGGCTTCTTTCGCCATTAAAGATCTAATAAAAAATTATGATATAAATCCTCTGGATATTGATTGTCTGATACTAGCAACATCAACACCCGATCATATTCTTACTCCCGCTGCCAGTTTGGTATGCGAAAAAGCAGGACTGAAAAGTGCCTGGGGATTTGACCTTAACGCTGCCTGCAGCGGCTTTTTATATGCACTTTCCGTAGGTGCAAGCTTTATTGAAAGCGGCAGATATAAAAATGTTATCGTAGTTGGTGCCGATAAAATGAGTTCGATCGTTAATTATGAAGACCGAAACAGCTGTATTTTATTTGGCGATGGCGCTGGTGCTGTACTTTTACAGCCTACTACAGACGGTCGTGGTATTCATCAAAACATTTTCAGAACTGACGGAACAGGTGCCGAATTCCTTTCTGTACGTGCCGGAGGTTCCCTTTTGGCAACAACAGAAGAAACCATTCAAAACAAACAGCACTTTGTACATCAGGAAGGAAGAACCGTTTTTAAACACGCCGTGAGAAACATGAGCGGTACTTCGAAAGAACTAATGGAAAAAGCGTCATTGACTCCGGATATGGTAGACTGGGTAATCCCTCATCAGGCTAACTTAAGAATCATTCAGGCAGTAAGTGAAGAAGTTGGTATTCCTATTGAGAAGTTTAAAGTAAACATTCAAAGATACGGTAACACTACAGCGGCAACCATCCCGTTATGTCTTTGGGATTTCAAAAACGATTTCAAAAAAGGAGATAATCTTGTTATTACGGCTTTTGGAGCAGGATTTTCCTGGGGCAGTATGTACATCAAATGGTAA
- a CDS encoding amidohydrolase, with protein sequence MSDNKINRKQFLRMGAAATGAALFSGISNTAMAHSLEEPENSIASAKEYILTNVRLEDSFEYNEKKEVIATKTSLYNVHIADGKIKNITTDKPEGKLKKVDAKGLLMLPGLRDMHIHIDKTFYGGKWNAAPRKGFTVKDMITLEQKIIPELLVDSQYKAEQAIQLMKSQGSYFARCQCNIDPVSGLKSLEHLLKALENNKESFGWEIVAFPQHGILYSQSESLLREAAKMGVDFIGGLDPTTVDGNMEKSLDTMFQIALDHNKGIDIHLHESPPSGKSAIEYIIKKTEENKQLQGKTYISHGFALARMDPKDLEGIAEKMGALGIGVISTVPMGKTIMPIPTLKKYGVKLMTGTDSIVDHWMPFGTCDMLEKAKLCAQLYGWTDEYNLSRALHIATTNEVLPLNDAGVRVWPAAGDDAHFILVKASCSAEAVARLPKREGVFFKGKMIAGQMTGL encoded by the coding sequence ATGAGCGACAACAAAATAAACCGAAAGCAATTTTTAAGAATGGGAGCCGCAGCAACGGGAGCTGCCTTGTTTTCCGGAATAAGCAATACTGCAATGGCACATTCTCTGGAAGAGCCTGAAAATAGTATAGCCTCTGCTAAAGAATATATTTTAACCAATGTAAGACTGGAAGACAGTTTTGAGTATAATGAAAAGAAAGAAGTAATTGCGACCAAAACCAGTTTGTACAATGTACATATTGCAGATGGGAAGATTAAAAATATTACAACCGACAAACCCGAAGGGAAACTAAAAAAAGTAGATGCTAAAGGTCTTTTGATGCTTCCGGGATTGCGCGACATGCACATTCATATTGATAAAACTTTTTACGGCGGAAAATGGAATGCTGCTCCCAGAAAAGGATTTACGGTAAAAGATATGATCACTCTGGAACAAAAGATAATTCCTGAACTGCTTGTCGATTCTCAGTACAAAGCAGAGCAGGCTATTCAGTTGATGAAAAGTCAGGGGAGCTATTTTGCCCGTTGCCAGTGTAATATTGACCCCGTGAGTGGATTAAAAAGTCTGGAGCATTTGTTGAAGGCATTAGAGAATAATAAAGAAAGTTTTGGATGGGAGATTGTGGCTTTTCCGCAGCACGGAATTTTATATTCGCAATCAGAATCTTTACTAAGAGAAGCTGCAAAAATGGGAGTAGATTTTATCGGCGGTCTTGACCCTACAACGGTTGATGGAAATATGGAAAAATCGCTCGATACTATGTTTCAGATTGCATTAGACCACAATAAAGGAATCGATATTCATTTACACGAATCGCCACCTTCAGGGAAATCAGCGATAGAATACATTATCAAAAAAACCGAAGAGAACAAGCAATTACAAGGGAAAACTTATATCAGCCACGGTTTTGCACTGGCCAGAATGGATCCGAAAGATTTAGAAGGAATTGCCGAAAAGATGGGAGCACTGGGTATCGGAGTTATTTCTACAGTACCGATGGGAAAAACCATCATGCCTATTCCGACTTTAAAGAAGTACGGTGTGAAACTGATGACAGGTACCGACAGTATTGTAGACCACTGGATGCCTTTTGGAACCTGCGATATGCTGGAAAAAGCAAAATTATGTGCACAGCTTTACGGTTGGACAGACGAGTACAATTTGAGCCGTGCTTTGCATATCGCCACCACAAACGAGGTGTTGCCGCTTAACGATGCAGGTGTACGCGTATGGCCGGCAGCTGGAGATGATGCGCATTTTATTTTGGTAAAAGCAAGCTGTTCTGCCGAAGCGGTAGCTCGTTTACCAAAAAGAGAAGGCGTGTTTTTTAAGGGTAAAATGATAGCAGGACAAATGACCGGTTTGTAA
- a CDS encoding helix-turn-helix domain-containing protein, translated as MSKTAIPTLSVLNILGEQTFGITLFRHSVKGRNEFEQPHKHDFYLVFFVENGSGFHSVDFKQTKVADYQIHFVGSGQVHNWSLDVNTNGFQLMISPEIMTVFSNLSQLPFFGQSSPFCLSLDKIGFQKVKSQLEEIESDLLKDDLLTKEIVLLRLHLLFKVLQKEYVLQFPDHDVAAKSEKIIKKFKTLIEDHFTTEFSVNFYAGELNVTSNYLNILSQKFLNKSAGDVIKERTILEAKRLLISTDLSVKEIAYQLGFSDNGYFAKVFKKYIGKTPTDFKENYNLYHSYH; from the coding sequence TTGAGCAAAACTGCCATACCCACTTTGTCTGTTTTAAATATACTTGGCGAGCAAACGTTCGGCATCACCTTGTTTCGGCACAGTGTAAAAGGACGTAACGAATTCGAGCAGCCTCATAAACACGATTTCTACCTTGTTTTTTTCGTAGAGAACGGTTCCGGATTTCACAGCGTGGATTTTAAACAAACCAAAGTAGCCGATTATCAAATTCATTTTGTAGGATCCGGACAGGTACACAATTGGTCACTCGATGTCAATACCAATGGCTTTCAGCTGATGATTTCGCCTGAAATAATGACTGTTTTTTCCAATTTGTCGCAGCTGCCTTTTTTCGGACAGAGTTCACCATTTTGTCTTTCCCTGGATAAGATTGGATTTCAGAAAGTTAAAAGCCAGTTGGAGGAAATAGAATCAGATTTGCTTAAAGACGATCTATTGACCAAAGAAATAGTGTTGTTAAGATTGCACCTGCTGTTTAAAGTATTGCAAAAAGAATACGTGTTGCAGTTTCCCGATCATGATGTTGCGGCCAAATCAGAAAAAATTATAAAAAAGTTCAAGACACTGATTGAAGATCATTTTACTACCGAATTTTCGGTGAATTTTTACGCCGGTGAATTGAATGTGACGTCCAATTATTTGAATATTCTTTCTCAAAAATTCCTGAACAAATCTGCCGGCGATGTTATTAAAGAGAGAACCATTCTGGAAGCCAAACGATTGTTGATTAGTACTGACTTATCTGTAAAAGAGATTGCTTATCAGTTAGGGTTTAGTGATAATGGCTATTTTGCCAAAGTGTTTAAAAAGTATATCGGAAAAACACCGACCGATTTTAAGGAAAATTATAATCTGTACCATTCTTATCATTAA
- a CDS encoding glycoside hydrolase family 88 protein, translating into MKKNLSLLVAVFAITINSFANLKQEDPSLVWFKKTTETIRFQLNKAAQTYKPGKNPRSVNPDGTVRLAGLTDWTTGFFPGSLWYGYELTGDKILAEEAKKFTLALDSIRNIKNTHDVGFMLYCSYGNAYRITHDKIYLPALADGAANLYARFSPTVGAIRSWDFEWLHYPVIIDNMMNLEYLYWSASAFNKPEYTTAANTHALTTIKNHFRKDYSSYHLVDYDPKTGKVLRKGTHQGVTDESAWARGQAWGLYGYTMCYANTKNPKFLQQAESIAAFLMNHPRMPKDKIPVWDFDVHNAMDTAELAPRDASAAAVIASALLDLSTQVKDGKKYMNYAEDILKSLSSDAYLAKPGENNYFLLKHSVGAFLYNSEIDTPLDYADYYYLEALKRYASLKKIEI; encoded by the coding sequence ATGAAAAAAAACCTAAGCTTATTAGTAGCAGTCTTTGCTATTACCATAAACTCCTTTGCCAATCTCAAACAAGAAGATCCATCTTTGGTTTGGTTTAAAAAAACAACCGAAACCATTCGCTTCCAGCTAAACAAAGCGGCACAGACTTACAAACCGGGGAAAAATCCGCGTTCCGTAAATCCTGATGGAACTGTGAGACTGGCGGGCTTAACCGACTGGACTACCGGTTTTTTTCCGGGAAGTTTATGGTACGGCTACGAGCTTACAGGTGACAAAATTTTGGCTGAAGAGGCTAAAAAGTTTACACTTGCTTTGGATTCTATTCGAAATATCAAAAACACACACGATGTGGGCTTTATGCTCTATTGTTCTTACGGGAATGCTTACAGAATCACTCATGACAAAATTTATCTTCCGGCATTAGCTGACGGAGCAGCAAATCTCTACGCCCGTTTTAGTCCAACAGTTGGAGCTATTCGTTCCTGGGATTTTGAGTGGTTGCATTATCCGGTGATTATCGATAATATGATGAACCTTGAATATTTGTATTGGAGTGCCAGCGCCTTTAACAAACCTGAATATACCACTGCAGCCAATACCCATGCTCTGACGACCATAAAAAACCATTTTAGAAAAGACTACAGCTCTTATCATTTGGTCGATTACGATCCGAAAACGGGTAAAGTATTGCGTAAAGGAACACATCAGGGTGTTACCGACGAATCGGCATGGGCACGCGGTCAGGCCTGGGGATTGTATGGATATACGATGTGTTATGCTAATACCAAAAACCCGAAATTTTTACAACAGGCCGAAAGTATTGCTGCCTTTCTAATGAATCATCCTCGTATGCCAAAAGACAAAATACCGGTTTGGGATTTTGATGTGCACAATGCCATGGACACTGCTGAACTTGCTCCCAGAGATGCTTCGGCAGCAGCCGTAATTGCTTCGGCATTGCTCGATTTGAGCACTCAGGTTAAAGATGGCAAAAAATATATGAACTATGCCGAAGACATTTTAAAATCTTTATCGTCTGATGCTTATCTCGCAAAACCGGGTGAAAACAATTATTTTTTACTGAAACACAGCGTGGGTGCTTTTTTATACAATTCAGAGATTGACACTCCTCTTGACTATGCCGATTATTATTATCTGGAAGCTTTAAAAAGATATGCATCTCTTAAAAAAATAGAAATCTAA